One stretch of Segatella copri DNA includes these proteins:
- a CDS encoding aminotransferase class V-fold PLP-dependent enzyme, with product MKKQTQAIHLEYERRDAYDSLSVPVYNTLAYEFDNAAVMAEAFTDKIKAPDYSRVENPTVTNLERRVAALTDAAHATAFNSGMAAISNTLMALAAQGKNIVTSKHLFGNTYALLVATLRRFGVKVRLRDLTNIEAVREAIDDDTCCVFLEILTNPQLEVADLKAISEVAHEKNVPLVVDSTVIPFTQFSAKSLGVDIEVVSSSKYVSGGATSLGGLVIDYGTPYNGDFAKRLYGEMLFNFGAYMTPQVAYMQTIGLETLDARYRVQSSNALELAKKLRSLPQIKYVNYVGLEDNPYHELAQRQFGKTAGAMLCIDLESKEACFSFLNNLKLIHRATNLFDNRSLAIHPASTIFGAFSESMRKSMDVKDTTIRLSIGLEDVDDLFEDIKQAVDSL from the coding sequence ATGAAGAAACAGACTCAAGCTATTCATTTGGAATATGAGCGCCGCGATGCATACGACTCGCTGAGCGTGCCAGTATATAACACCCTTGCCTACGAATTCGACAATGCTGCCGTCATGGCTGAAGCATTCACCGACAAGATCAAGGCTCCAGATTATTCGCGCGTAGAGAACCCTACGGTGACCAACCTGGAGCGCCGTGTGGCAGCCCTTACCGATGCTGCTCATGCCACCGCCTTCAACTCAGGAATGGCGGCCATCAGCAACACCCTCATGGCGCTGGCAGCACAAGGCAAAAATATTGTTACATCCAAGCATCTCTTCGGCAATACTTACGCCCTGCTCGTAGCCACTCTGCGCCGTTTTGGTGTAAAGGTGCGTTTGCGCGATTTGACCAATATCGAAGCCGTGCGCGAAGCCATTGATGATGACACCTGCTGCGTATTTCTCGAAATCCTGACCAATCCGCAGCTGGAGGTTGCCGATCTGAAAGCCATTTCGGAAGTGGCTCACGAAAAGAATGTTCCGCTGGTAGTGGATTCTACCGTGATTCCTTTCACACAGTTCTCGGCTAAGAGTCTGGGAGTAGATATTGAGGTGGTTTCCAGCTCTAAATATGTAAGCGGCGGTGCTACTTCGCTCGGCGGTCTGGTTATCGACTACGGTACTCCTTACAACGGCGATTTCGCCAAGCGTCTTTATGGAGAAATGCTCTTCAATTTCGGAGCCTATATGACCCCACAGGTAGCTTATATGCAAACCATCGGACTTGAAACGCTCGATGCTCGCTATCGTGTGCAGAGCAGCAATGCCCTGGAGCTTGCCAAGAAACTGCGCTCTCTGCCTCAGATAAAATATGTAAACTATGTTGGTCTGGAGGATAATCCTTATCACGAGTTGGCGCAGCGCCAGTTTGGAAAAACTGCGGGAGCCATGCTCTGCATCGACCTGGAGAGCAAGGAAGCCTGCTTCAGTTTTCTGAACAATCTGAAGCTCATCCATCGCGCTACCAACCTCTTCGACAACCGTTCGCTCGCCATCCATCCGGCAAGCACCATCTTCGGAGCATTCTCTGAGAGCATGCGCAAGTCGATGGACGTGAAAGACACCACAATCCGATTGAGCATCGGCTTGGAAGATGTGGATGATCTCTTCGAAGACATCAAGCAGGCGGTTGATAGTTTATAA
- a CDS encoding MalY/PatB family protein: MYNFDKVIDRSGSDDLKHGALLPRWGRDDLLPLWVADMDFETPSFITDALKARLEHSLFGYTMEPEDYLPSIIDWVRDHHQWDVKREWIRFIPGIVKGIGLVVNVFTQPDEKVIIQPPVYHPFRLTPEGNGREVVFNPLKMREDGYYEMDFENLEKVCDEKCKILILCNPHNPGGITWSKETLQQLADFCYEHHLLVISDEIHADMALFGHKHIPFASVSDKARNISITFQAPSKTFNIAGIVSSYAIIPNEEIRRKFYPWLSANELDEPTLFAPIATIAAFRKGEEWRKKMLAYIEDNIRFVEDYCREHIPGIRPLRPQASFLVWLNCRDLHLSHDALLDLFIDKAHLALNDGEMFGPGGEGFMRLNVAAPRSIIKQALQQLEEAVSQL; encoded by the coding sequence ATGTACAATTTCGATAAAGTCATAGACCGTTCGGGCAGCGACGACCTGAAGCATGGCGCCCTGTTGCCTCGTTGGGGGCGAGATGATTTGCTGCCACTCTGGGTAGCTGATATGGATTTCGAGACCCCTTCTTTCATTACAGATGCCCTCAAGGCACGTCTGGAACACTCTCTTTTCGGCTACACGATGGAGCCGGAAGATTACCTACCTAGCATCATCGACTGGGTTCGCGACCACCACCAGTGGGATGTGAAGCGAGAGTGGATAAGATTCATTCCTGGTATTGTTAAAGGCATCGGACTCGTGGTGAATGTCTTCACCCAGCCTGACGAAAAAGTCATCATCCAGCCTCCCGTTTATCACCCATTCCGCCTCACCCCAGAGGGTAATGGCAGAGAGGTGGTCTTCAATCCGCTGAAGATGAGGGAAGACGGATATTACGAGATGGATTTCGAAAACCTCGAGAAGGTTTGCGATGAGAAATGCAAGATTCTCATTCTCTGCAATCCCCATAATCCGGGCGGTATTACCTGGAGCAAGGAAACTCTGCAGCAGCTTGCCGACTTCTGCTATGAGCACCATCTGCTCGTTATCAGCGATGAGATTCACGCGGATATGGCGCTCTTCGGACACAAGCACATCCCGTTTGCTTCGGTTTCAGACAAGGCACGCAACATCAGCATCACCTTCCAGGCTCCTTCCAAGACCTTCAATATAGCTGGAATTGTGAGCAGCTACGCCATTATTCCAAACGAAGAAATTCGCAGGAAATTCTATCCTTGGCTGAGTGCCAACGAACTGGATGAGCCAACCCTCTTCGCTCCAATCGCCACCATCGCCGCTTTCCGCAAGGGTGAGGAATGGAGAAAGAAGATGCTTGCCTATATTGAGGACAATATCCGATTCGTAGAGGATTACTGCCGCGAGCATATTCCGGGCATTCGTCCGTTGCGTCCACAGGCTTCCTTCCTCGTATGGCTCAACTGCCGTGATCTGCATCTTTCTCACGATGCACTTCTCGACCTATTCATCGACAAGGCGCATCTGGCATTGAATGATGGAGAGATGTTCGGTCCTGGCGGAGAAGGATTCATGCGATTGAATGTGGCTGCCCCAAGAAGTATTATCAAACAGGCTTTGCAGCAGCTGGAAGAGGCTGTGAGCCAACTCTAG
- a CDS encoding helix-turn-helix domain-containing protein, which yields MEMNEESILAWNIIEKTSANLFLTGKAGTGKTTFLKRLKEQSPKRMIVLAPTGIAAINAGGMTIHSFFQLPFSPYVPGTTFGSGEQKRYQFSKLKRNIIRSIDLLVIDEISMVRSDLLDAVDSVLRQYRKRHDLPFGGVQLLMIGDLQQLAPVVTPQEEHLLGQHYDTPFFFSSNALKQVGYLTIELKKVYRQQDEQFISLLNQIRENKASEATLQALNQRYIPNFVPPKEGNYIRLTTHNAPAQYINEQQLAALPAQSFSFTADIEGDFPETSYPADFKLTLKPGAQVMFIKNDPQHRFYNGMIGEVIGVRTDEDGSKITVRSKDSDEEFDLEKMEWTNAKYTLNEKTKEIEETVEGKFMQYPLRLAWAITIHKSQGLTFEHAIIDASHSFTHGQTYVALSRCKTLEGMVLSEPLSRGAIISSQTVDAFTSQLAAPSQEQISSLELQYIIYCISELFDFYSIRASYEHLMRCLVEFFNGKYPRVVSEYQKLQVVLKSLIAVSDKFRVQYTGMLARNPDVRQDELQDRIHKGAMYFLDKIGILSDLIRKSNLDTDNKVARKQFEDRFSVFSEDVKLKERLLKYECSAEFTVTDYLKKKAQFLLLDADASSDSGSGRKSRRQKKPNEPKMPKVASKEVSYDFYMQGMTVDQIAAKRGYTKGTIIGHLTPYVKEGKIGLRALISSAHEKKIRDFMKAHPELEHFSEIKEALGAGIEYYEIKLVHDLMEGE from the coding sequence ATGGAAATGAACGAAGAATCCATCCTGGCATGGAATATCATAGAAAAGACAAGTGCCAACCTCTTCCTTACCGGAAAGGCGGGCACAGGTAAGACGACCTTTCTCAAGCGATTGAAAGAACAGTCGCCAAAACGAATGATTGTGCTTGCTCCTACGGGCATTGCAGCCATCAACGCCGGAGGAATGACCATCCATTCGTTCTTCCAGCTTCCCTTCTCGCCATACGTGCCGGGCACGACCTTTGGCAGCGGCGAACAGAAACGCTATCAGTTCAGCAAGCTCAAGCGCAATATCATCCGCAGTATCGACCTGCTCGTTATCGACGAAATCAGTATGGTGCGCAGCGATCTGCTCGATGCTGTAGATTCTGTGCTTCGCCAGTATCGCAAGCGCCACGATTTGCCTTTCGGTGGTGTGCAGCTCCTGATGATAGGCGATTTGCAGCAGCTGGCACCCGTGGTTACGCCACAGGAAGAGCATCTTTTAGGGCAGCATTATGATACTCCTTTCTTCTTCAGCAGCAACGCTCTGAAGCAGGTGGGTTATCTCACCATCGAACTTAAAAAGGTGTACAGGCAGCAGGATGAACAGTTTATCTCGCTGCTCAACCAGATTAGGGAGAACAAGGCTTCTGAAGCTACGCTGCAGGCTCTGAACCAGCGCTATATTCCAAATTTTGTACCACCTAAGGAGGGCAATTATATCCGGCTTACCACCCATAATGCACCTGCCCAGTATATCAACGAACAGCAGCTTGCTGCCTTGCCTGCGCAGTCATTTTCTTTTACAGCAGATATAGAGGGCGATTTCCCTGAAACATCTTATCCGGCCGATTTCAAGCTCACATTGAAGCCGGGAGCACAGGTGATGTTCATCAAGAACGACCCGCAGCACCGTTTTTATAATGGTATGATAGGCGAGGTAATAGGGGTTAGGACCGATGAAGACGGCAGCAAGATTACCGTTCGCAGTAAGGATTCGGACGAGGAGTTTGACCTGGAGAAAATGGAGTGGACCAATGCGAAATATACGCTGAACGAGAAAACCAAGGAGATAGAGGAGACGGTGGAAGGAAAATTCATGCAGTATCCTCTGCGTCTGGCGTGGGCAATAACTATCCACAAGAGTCAGGGACTTACTTTCGAACATGCCATCATCGATGCTTCTCATTCTTTTACCCATGGTCAGACCTATGTGGCGCTGAGCCGCTGCAAGACTTTGGAGGGTATGGTGCTCAGCGAACCGCTTTCTCGCGGAGCCATTATCAGCAGTCAGACGGTGGATGCATTCACCAGCCAGCTTGCTGCGCCTAGTCAGGAGCAAATCAGCAGTCTGGAGCTGCAATACATCATTTATTGCATCAGCGAACTCTTCGATTTTTATTCCATCAGAGCCAGCTATGAGCATCTGATGCGTTGCCTGGTAGAGTTTTTTAATGGTAAATATCCGCGCGTGGTAAGCGAGTATCAGAAGCTGCAGGTGGTGTTGAAGAGTCTGATAGCCGTGTCGGATAAATTCCGTGTGCAGTATACGGGTATGCTTGCCCGAAATCCTGATGTAAGACAGGATGAGCTGCAAGACCGTATTCATAAGGGAGCTATGTATTTTCTTGACAAAATCGGCATTCTGAGTGATTTAATCAGAAAGTCGAATCTTGATACAGACAACAAGGTGGCTAGGAAACAGTTTGAAGACCGCTTCTCTGTTTTCTCAGAGGATGTAAAATTAAAAGAACGGCTTTTGAAGTATGAATGTAGTGCAGAATTCACGGTAACAGATTATCTGAAAAAGAAGGCGCAGTTCTTGCTGTTGGATGCAGATGCCTCATCAGATAGCGGTTCGGGCAGAAAGTCAAGGAGACAGAAGAAACCGAATGAACCGAAGATGCCGAAAGTCGCTTCGAAGGAGGTAAGTTATGATTTCTATATGCAGGGAATGACGGTAGATCAGATTGCTGCTAAGCGGGGTTATACCAAAGGTACCATTATTGGTCATCTTACTCCTTATGTGAAAGAAGGAAAGATTGGACTGCGGGCGCTGATTTCAAGTGCCCATGAAAAGAAAATCCGTGATTTCATGAAGGCTCATCCTGAATTGGAGCATTTTAGCGAAATAAAGGAAGCTTTGGGAGCTGGTATTGAATATTACGAAATCAAACTGGTTCATGATTTGATGGAGGGGGAATAA
- a CDS encoding nitroreductase family protein: MNDKNNMLALSQERFSARKFTPEAVSQEELDYIMECVRLAPSAVNRQPWRWLIVRSEKAKKKLQDCYDREWFKTAPMYIIGMKNVNENWVRRYDEKPHGDIDVAIAAEHLCLAATEKGLGTCWVCNYDTAKMQQFFPREGYEAVVVIPVGHIAEDCPRAEKKRKEMSEITEEI, from the coding sequence ATGAATGATAAGAATAACATGTTGGCATTGAGCCAGGAGCGTTTTTCGGCTCGCAAGTTTACTCCAGAGGCAGTTAGCCAGGAGGAACTGGACTATATCATGGAGTGTGTGCGACTGGCACCATCAGCAGTGAACAGGCAGCCTTGGCGCTGGCTCATTGTGCGCTCAGAAAAGGCGAAGAAGAAACTGCAGGATTGCTACGACCGCGAATGGTTCAAGACGGCTCCTATGTATATTATAGGTATGAAAAACGTGAATGAGAACTGGGTGCGCAGATATGATGAGAAACCGCATGGCGATATTGATGTGGCGATAGCGGCAGAGCATCTCTGTCTGGCTGCCACCGAAAAGGGACTGGGTACCTGCTGGGTCTGCAATTACGATACGGCGAAGATGCAGCAGTTCTTTCCGCGTGAGGGCTATGAGGCGGTGGTCGTCATCCCTGTAGGTCATATTGCCGAAGACTGTCCACGCGCTGAGAAAAAGCGTAAGGAGATGAGCGAAATCACGGAAGAAATCTAG
- a CDS encoding Y-family DNA polymerase produces the protein MIGLADCNNFYCSCERVFRPDLTGKPVVVLSNNDGCVIARSEEAKALGYKMGDPFYQVKEKLEAEGVAIFSSNYTLYGSLSNRVMSMLSHYSPRIDQYSIDESFFEADESIAKVFFREHAEDHPTLFNKMTIDEPSEKPDSLLHRYGSKISADVLRAVGIPISVGIAETKTLAKIGSKFAKKYKGFQGCCLIDTDERRHKALSLFPIEDIWGIGRQIARKLDYMGIRTAAQFADKKESWVRSHFNITTLRTWKELNGESCISIEELPQKKSICTSRSFANEGITDKNVIEEAVANFAVRCTEKLRRQGSVCQGITVFAWTSRFNEHVPEYTIHDSLTLPIATNAQEEIVGAALSILRAKYPKPMADSRPDRPDMSCHFKKAGVILWQISPDHPRQQDLFDPIDRSKQKKLMEAIDAINRKNGYGTIRQAIQGTDCRFDLKREYMSKQFTTNIHDILKVNTQ, from the coding sequence ATGATAGGACTGGCAGACTGCAACAACTTCTACTGTTCGTGCGAGCGAGTGTTTCGCCCCGACCTGACAGGAAAGCCCGTGGTTGTATTGAGCAACAATGACGGGTGCGTCATCGCACGCTCTGAAGAAGCCAAGGCATTGGGCTATAAGATGGGCGACCCGTTCTATCAGGTGAAGGAAAAACTGGAGGCTGAAGGAGTGGCTATCTTCTCCAGCAACTATACGCTCTACGGTTCGCTCTCCAACCGCGTGATGTCGATGCTATCCCATTATTCCCCACGCATCGACCAATACTCTATTGATGAGAGTTTCTTCGAGGCAGACGAATCAATTGCGAAAGTTTTCTTTCGGGAGCATGCGGAAGACCATCCTACTTTGTTCAATAAAATGACAATAGACGAGCCATCAGAAAAGCCCGATAGCCTGCTCCATCGCTATGGCTCCAAAATATCGGCAGATGTACTTCGGGCTGTTGGAATCCCGATATCCGTAGGCATTGCAGAAACGAAGACATTGGCGAAAATCGGCTCTAAATTCGCCAAGAAATACAAGGGCTTCCAAGGCTGCTGCCTCATCGACACGGATGAACGGAGACACAAGGCGCTGTCTCTCTTCCCCATAGAAGATATATGGGGAATAGGCAGACAGATAGCCCGAAAGCTCGATTATATGGGCATCAGGACCGCCGCTCAGTTTGCCGACAAGAAAGAAAGTTGGGTCCGCAGCCATTTCAATATCACCACCCTAAGAACATGGAAAGAACTGAATGGCGAAAGCTGCATCAGCATCGAGGAATTGCCACAGAAGAAGAGCATCTGCACCAGCAGGAGTTTTGCCAACGAGGGCATTACCGACAAAAATGTGATAGAAGAAGCCGTGGCTAATTTCGCTGTACGTTGTACAGAAAAATTAAGGAGACAAGGTAGCGTATGTCAGGGCATCACAGTGTTCGCATGGACTTCCCGTTTTAACGAGCATGTGCCTGAATACACCATCCACGATTCCCTTACCCTGCCCATCGCCACTAATGCACAGGAAGAAATAGTAGGTGCTGCCCTCAGCATTCTCCGGGCTAAATACCCGAAACCGATGGCAGACAGCAGGCCCGATCGCCCCGACATGTCGTGTCACTTCAAGAAAGCTGGCGTTATCCTGTGGCAAATCTCACCCGACCATCCTCGCCAGCAAGACCTCTTCGACCCCATCGACCGAAGCAAGCAAAAAAAGCTGATGGAGGCTATCGACGCCATCAACCGGAAGAATGGTTATGGCACCATACGCCAGGCCATACAAGGAACAGACTGCCGATTCGACCTGAAACGCGAGTACATGTCGAAGCAGTTTACCACGAACATCCATGATATTCTGAAAGTAAATACTCAATGA
- a CDS encoding LexA family protein: MNKNNDNKIKLTFHPAEFGAKTPIPLAEQSVKAGFPSPAQDYMEGEIDLNDILVRHREATFYVRISGDSMQDAGILDGDLAVVDRQIEPSNGNFVIAFVDGEFTIKQFKMDESGTFGWLIPWNKNFSPIRVDETNRFMIWGVVTYVIHQIAE, from the coding sequence ATGAATAAGAATAACGATAACAAGATAAAACTGACATTTCACCCTGCGGAATTCGGAGCCAAGACGCCTATTCCGCTGGCAGAGCAAAGCGTAAAAGCAGGCTTCCCTTCGCCGGCACAAGACTATATGGAGGGAGAGATAGACCTCAACGATATTCTGGTTCGCCATCGTGAGGCCACCTTCTACGTGCGCATATCTGGCGACAGCATGCAGGATGCAGGCATTCTGGACGGTGATCTCGCTGTAGTTGACCGGCAGATAGAACCCTCAAACGGCAATTTCGTCATCGCCTTCGTAGATGGCGAATTCACCATCAAGCAGTTCAAGATGGATGAGAGCGGCACCTTCGGCTGGCTCATTCCATGGAACAAGAACTTCTCTCCTATCCGGGTAGATGAAACCAACCGATTCATGATTTGGGGCGTGGTTACCTATGTGATTCATCAAATTGCAGAATAA
- a CDS encoding NAD(P)/FAD-dependent oxidoreductase, with product MSINIKRNQLKRVVIVGGGLGGLRLAEDLCNSNLQVVLIDKNNFHQFPPLIYQIASAGIDPSSISFPFRQIFRKRKNFYFRMAEARAVFPDKKILQTSIGKIEYDYLVFAAGTTTNFYGNANIEKWAIPMKTVSEAMGLRNAVLSNLERALTCATEEERQELLNVVIVGGGATGVEIAGALSEMKRYVIPYDYPDMDSSLMHIYLLEAGDRLLAGMSQDSSKKAYEFLTSMGVDVQFGKMVTDYKDHKVLMKDGQEIPTRTFLWVSGVKAQPITGIDGDHLGRGFRIVVDEFNRIPGMDGLFAIGDQCIQTTDPVYPGGHPQLAQVAIQQAALLAKNIQKIAEGATDSQLKPFRYKNLGSMATIGRNKAVVELGKFHSQGFFAWVLWLVVHLRSILGVKNKMMVMLNWLWKYVSYNDSIRMITYATKPKEVRDRLKREQTTHLGTDLLENEEEEEEA from the coding sequence ATGAGCATTAATATCAAGAGAAATCAGTTGAAGAGAGTAGTTATCGTAGGTGGCGGACTCGGTGGTCTTCGTTTGGCAGAAGACCTCTGCAATTCAAACCTGCAGGTGGTGTTGATCGATAAGAACAATTTCCATCAGTTCCCTCCGCTTATCTATCAGATAGCTTCGGCAGGTATCGACCCAAGTTCCATCTCCTTCCCTTTCCGCCAGATTTTCCGCAAGCGCAAGAACTTCTACTTCCGCATGGCAGAAGCGAGAGCCGTATTCCCAGACAAGAAGATTCTGCAGACTTCCATCGGTAAGATTGAGTACGATTACCTGGTGTTCGCAGCAGGAACCACTACCAATTTCTATGGCAATGCCAACATCGAGAAGTGGGCGATTCCGATGAAGACCGTTTCAGAGGCAATGGGATTGCGCAACGCTGTGCTGAGTAACCTGGAGCGTGCATTGACCTGTGCCACAGAAGAGGAGCGCCAGGAACTCCTGAACGTGGTCATTGTGGGCGGTGGTGCCACAGGTGTGGAGATTGCCGGAGCCCTCTCAGAAATGAAGCGCTACGTGATTCCTTATGATTATCCTGATATGGACTCATCTCTGATGCACATCTATCTCCTGGAAGCTGGCGACAGACTGCTCGCCGGAATGTCACAGGACTCTTCTAAGAAAGCATACGAATTCCTTACCAGTATGGGTGTGGATGTACAGTTTGGCAAAATGGTAACCGACTACAAGGACCACAAGGTTCTGATGAAGGATGGTCAGGAGATTCCTACCCGCACCTTCCTCTGGGTATCCGGTGTAAAGGCACAGCCTATCACAGGTATCGATGGCGACCATCTGGGCCGTGGTTTCCGAATCGTAGTAGATGAATTCAACCGCATCCCTGGCATGGACGGTCTCTTCGCTATCGGCGACCAGTGTATCCAGACCACAGACCCAGTTTATCCTGGCGGTCATCCACAGTTGGCGCAGGTAGCCATTCAGCAGGCAGCACTCCTGGCTAAGAATATCCAGAAGATTGCCGAGGGAGCCACTGATTCCCAGCTCAAGCCTTTCCGCTACAAGAACCTGGGTTCTATGGCTACCATCGGAAGAAACAAGGCAGTGGTAGAACTTGGCAAGTTCCACAGCCAGGGCTTCTTTGCCTGGGTATTGTGGCTGGTAGTTCACCTCCGTTCTATCCTTGGCGTAAAGAACAAGATGATGGTAATGCTCAACTGGCTCTGGAAGTACGTAAGCTATAACGATTCTATCCGAATGATTACCTACGCCACCAAGCCTAAGGAGGTGCGCGATCGATTGAAGCGTGAACAGACCACTCATCTCGGCACCGACTTGCTGGAGAATGAAGAAGAGGAAGAGGAAGCTTAG
- a CDS encoding LacI family DNA-binding transcriptional regulator: protein MAKYVTIMDIARELGISKSTVSRALSGDTGNVKAETLQKILATAERMGYHRNELAVNFRQQSTHNIGIIIPEIVTTFYMTFINDAQAILRKQGYKVMIAISNENPEQERENILMMEQLRVDGILMSACDKEHNVDLYNKVIERGIPIVFFDRTVEKVKASQVHMDDYIMSFFMVEALLRKGYKHIIHIPGPAYIRNSYERLRGYRDALEKFHIEYQAQDVLSPALSAEEGSWVMDRFLEKNVPFDAVFGFTETAVLGAKSAIQKRGLRIPEDVALCCMSGTALATLVHPQLTVVEQPIEKMAQESCRLLLEHIADGYRRIEEIALRGETVIREST from the coding sequence ATGGCAAAATATGTAACCATTATGGATATTGCAAGGGAACTGGGGATTTCCAAGTCCACCGTTTCCCGTGCTCTTTCGGGAGATACGGGTAATGTGAAGGCGGAAACCTTGCAGAAGATATTGGCGACTGCCGAGCGGATGGGCTATCATCGCAACGAACTGGCTGTGAACTTTCGCCAGCAGAGTACTCACAACATCGGCATCATCATCCCCGAAATCGTTACAACGTTCTATATGACCTTTATCAATGATGCTCAAGCCATCCTGCGCAAGCAGGGATATAAGGTGATGATTGCCATCTCTAACGAGAATCCTGAGCAGGAGAGAGAGAATATTCTGATGATGGAGCAACTGCGTGTGGATGGCATCCTGATGAGTGCATGCGATAAGGAGCATAATGTGGACCTATATAATAAGGTGATAGAAAGGGGCATTCCCATCGTGTTTTTCGATAGAACGGTGGAGAAGGTAAAGGCTTCACAGGTGCACATGGACGATTATATCATGTCGTTTTTCATGGTGGAGGCTTTGTTGCGCAAGGGGTATAAGCATATTATTCATATTCCGGGACCTGCTTATATCCGAAACAGCTATGAACGATTGAGGGGCTATCGGGATGCGCTGGAAAAGTTTCACATAGAGTATCAGGCGCAAGATGTCTTGTCGCCAGCCTTGTCGGCTGAAGAGGGTAGTTGGGTGATGGATCGTTTCTTGGAGAAGAATGTGCCCTTTGATGCGGTCTTTGGCTTTACGGAGACTGCTGTGTTGGGAGCCAAGAGTGCTATCCAGAAGCGTGGCTTGCGCATTCCGGAGGATGTGGCGCTCTGCTGCATGTCGGGTACAGCCTTGGCTACCTTGGTTCATCCTCAGTTGACGGTAGTGGAGCAGCCTATTGAGAAAATGGCGCAGGAAAGTTGCCGACTGCTGCTGGAGCATATTGCCGATGGTTATAGAAGGATAGAGGAAATAGCATTGAGAGGTGAAACCGTGATAAGGGAATCTACTTAA
- a CDS encoding MFS transporter, producing the protein MEQDSKFQANNSLENNSQGKVPFISKLAYGMGDVGCNFSWMFVGNFLMIFYTDVFGISMSAVATLMLVSRFWDAINDPIIGTLTDKTHTRWGRFRPWLLFGAPITALVLILTFWAHPEWSQTAKIIYMAVTYCILVLGYTCVNLPYGTLCGAMTQDIDERAKLNTSRSVSAMMAIGVINIVTVPLISWFGAGDTKYGYLAVAVLYGIIFAACHLFCFHKTKEVVEVPVGQKLPLKVQLRSVMKNKPYLLALLGQLLFGFIHYGRNADMLYYFTYVEGSATLFSYYSMAIIVPSIIGAACFPLVFRKTGNKGFTAAIFAFLTGITMIGLYFFSPNGSAIMFYLFSALSWFFFSGFNTAIYAIIPDCVEYGEWKTGIRNDGFQYAFISLGNKIGMALGTSLLAIALGNAGYVSNAMQNPEVLSIMHHAFSTIPGVLWIITAGCLCFYKLNKKQYKQIMEDLENKKK; encoded by the coding sequence ATGGAACAAGATTCTAAATTTCAAGCGAACAATTCGCTAGAGAACAATTCGCAGGGAAAGGTTCCCTTCATCAGTAAGCTCGCCTATGGCATGGGCGATGTGGGCTGCAACTTCAGTTGGATGTTCGTGGGCAACTTCCTTATGATATTCTATACCGATGTGTTCGGAATCAGCATGAGTGCCGTAGCAACCCTGATGCTTGTTTCCCGATTCTGGGATGCCATCAACGACCCCATCATCGGCACACTTACCGATAAGACCCACACCCGATGGGGACGATTCCGCCCATGGCTGCTCTTCGGAGCTCCTATCACGGCACTGGTACTGATACTCACTTTCTGGGCCCATCCGGAATGGAGCCAGACCGCCAAGATTATCTATATGGCAGTAACCTACTGCATCCTGGTGTTGGGATATACCTGCGTGAACCTGCCTTACGGCACACTCTGCGGAGCCATGACACAAGACATTGATGAGAGAGCCAAGCTCAACACCAGCCGTTCGGTGAGCGCCATGATGGCCATCGGAGTAATCAACATCGTAACCGTTCCGCTCATCAGCTGGTTTGGCGCAGGCGATACCAAATATGGTTATCTGGCTGTGGCTGTACTCTACGGCATCATCTTCGCTGCCTGCCATCTGTTCTGCTTCCACAAGACCAAGGAAGTGGTAGAAGTTCCTGTGGGACAGAAGCTCCCTCTAAAGGTGCAGCTTCGCTCCGTGATGAAGAACAAGCCCTATCTGCTCGCCCTCTTAGGACAGTTGCTCTTCGGTTTCATCCATTACGGACGCAACGCCGACATGCTCTACTATTTTACTTATGTAGAAGGTTCGGCAACGCTCTTCTCCTACTATTCCATGGCTATCATCGTGCCAAGCATCATAGGTGCAGCCTGCTTCCCTCTGGTATTCAGAAAAACGGGCAACAAGGGTTTCACGGCAGCCATCTTCGCTTTCCTCACCGGTATTACGATGATAGGTCTGTACTTCTTCAGCCCTAACGGCAGCGCCATCATGTTCTATCTGTTCTCAGCTTTGTCGTGGTTCTTCTTCTCAGGCTTCAATACAGCCATCTATGCCATCATCCCCGACTGTGTGGAGTATGGCGAGTGGAAGACGGGCATCAGAAACGACGGATTCCAATACGCCTTCATCTCGCTGGGCAACAAGATAGGAATGGCACTCGGCACATCGCTTCTCGCCATTGCTCTGGGCAATGCAGGATACGTAAGCAACGCCATGCAGAATCCAGAAGTATTAAGCATCATGCACCACGCCTTCAGCACCATTCCTGGAGTATTGTGGATTATCACCGCAGGATGCCTCTGCTTCTACAAGCTCAACAAGAAGCAATACAAGCAGATTATGGAAGATTTGGAAAACAAAAAGAAATAA